Within Actinobaculum sp. 313, the genomic segment GAGAGGTTGATGCGGGCCATGGGCCTACAGGGTATCCGCCGCGCCACAGCACCACGCACTACGCGCAGCGCGCTCAAGAAGCGGTGTCCCGCCGACCTGGTGAATCGGCACTTTAGCGCGTTCAGGCCGAACGAGTTGTGGGTGGCGGACATCACCTACGTACGAACCCTGTCCGACTGGGTCTATGTGGCCTTCGCCCGCTGACGTCTACTCGCGTCGGATCATCGGCTGGCAGACCTCCACGAGCCCGTACACTGACCTGGCCCTGGACGCTCTGAAGATGGGGATCTGGCAGCGCAGGCGCGAGGGCGCGGACCTGAAGGGGCTGATTCATCACACGCGGCCGGGGTGTGCAGTACCGGGCAATCCGTTACGGGCAGGCCCTGTCCGAGGCCGATGCTGTGGCCTCTGTGGGGTCGAAGGGCGACTCCTACGATAACACGTTGGCCGAGGCCCTGAATTCCCTGTACAAGGCTGAACTTATCCGTAACCACCACTACCTCGACTCCCACGGCCCCTGGCAGGGTATTGATGATGTCGAGTTCGCTACCGCCCAGTGGGTGCACTGGTACAACACAACCCGTCCTCACTGCGCCATCGACACGCACACTCCGATCAAGCACGAGCAGGCCTACACCCCACCACCACAAGAAGACACCAACACCATCAACCAACCCCAGCCGGCAACCGCCGGCGCCAGATAAAACAGCCTCCACAAAACCCGGGGCTTGACACTTACATCGAGCGATGGACGGACAAACAGAAACCAACGTCGAGAACACAGTCATGCGCTACGTCCCCCTCTTCGTCACACTTAACCACGCCACCACCTGAAGCATTACCGCCCCTGACCTCAGTAAGCTCAACAGCAGACTTTCCACCCTCAATGCGGCTGCCTATGCCGAGTGGGCCAACACCCAGCCCGAGCAATTAGCCGACGTCCAAGCATCCGACGCTTCCTTCATTTGAGACGGGAAGATAGTGGACTACGACAACATGGACGAACAACGGATCAACGATTACCACGCCTGGTTCAATAACGCACCGTTTCCGGGCGACGCTAATGACTCGACTCGCTCACTGTATTCGGAGGTACAGCAACGCGCTTATATCGAGAACAGGAGGATCGCTGCTCAGCTAGGCGTCTCCAACGAGGACGCAGGCACGCGGTGGGTCCTGCTTGCGCTCCTTGCAGGGCTAGCCCTCGGCGGAGTAATTCTGCTGACCGTCCGCGTTACAAGATCCCTCTCGTCCACCGAGGATGCGGAAGAGGAGCCGGACAACGCAACAAGTCCGGTGATGCAACCCGCCACCGATGATGCGAAAGAGGAAACCAAGCCGTACTCTTCCCGCAGTGCTCGGTATCGAGCAGTCCGTCACTGACAGGATGCGGTTTCTTACGTGTCACTGTCCTCCTGCTGACGCACATGGAACCACCCGCACGCGGCTTTCCTGCACTCGCCACGCATTCCCACACTCGCCACGCCTATGAACTCCCTCCTTGTCTCGCGATCCTCATGGCGCTCGTGGCGAAATGCGGCAGAAATCAAGGTGGAAAGTGTGTGATTGCTGGGCAGGGCAACATAGAATTCCTTCGGCACCTGTTTATGACCGAGAGGACGCACAATGGACGCGACTGTTCCAGCCCGCCCCCACTACGCCCCCGGAGTTCCCGCTGAGATAGAACCCGTCACACAAACGCTCGATCAGCAGCTCCCTCACGCCGCTGCTGACTTCCCAAATCGTGTGGCTATCGATTTCCTCGGGCGCACTATTACCTATCGCGAGTTGGACCACCAGGTCCGCAAAGCAACCTCTGCCCTCTATCGCTGCGGTGTTCGCAATGGTGACGTCGTCGCCCTCATCATGCCGAACTGCCCGCAGCATGTCGTCGCCTTCTACGCTGCACTTGCGCTCGGCGCCACCGTCGCTGAACATAATCCGCTTGCCCCGGCCAATGAACTCCACGAACAACTTGATCGGCACGGCGCCGTGGTCGTCATCGCATGGGAGCAGACACTGGAAAAGCTCGTATCCGACGGCGACTTCCACGGGCGCACGTACCTTGCTGTTGATCTGTCGCGCGAACTCCCTCATGTTTCACGTATGCTACTGCGCCTTCCCGTCTCTTCCGCCAGGGAGCAGCGTGCCAAACTGCGAGGAACAGTTCCCCACGGCGTACTTTCATTTGACCGCATCGTCAAAAAGGCACCTTCATTGCCCAAAGGCATGGAGATGCAGCCGCCTGAACTTGATGACATCGCCGTGCTTCTACACACTGGTGGCACAACCGGCGTGCCGAAGGCCGTGCAACTGACGCACCGCAATGTCGTCTCCAATATGGTACAGACGATCGAATGGGTCCATACGATGGGTTATGGAACGGAAGTCTTCGCCGCTGTTCTGCCCTTCTTCCACGCCTTCGGTCTGAGCACATGCCTGGGTATCTGCATCCGCCAGGCGGGCACCCTTGTGCTACTGCCCAATTTCAACGTGTCATCCCTGCTTGCCGGCCAAAAGCGACATCCGATCACGCTGTTCCCCGGTGTTGCTCCCATGTTTCAGCGTGTCCTGGACGAGGCCGACCGGCAACGCGAATCGGGTGAGAGTGTCGATCTCAGCTCGATCCGTTTCGCATTCTCGGGAGCGATGGCATTGGATCCCGCACTCGCGGCGCGCTGGGAAGAGGGCACCGGGGGTTACATCATTGAGGGCTACGGAATGACGGAAGCCTCGCCTATTATCGCTGGCTCGCCTGTGACCCCGGAGAGGCGGCCCTCGACTCTCGGACTTCCTTTCCCTTCCACCGAAATCCGCGTCGCGGATCCAGAAGATCCCAGTCAGGACGCCGATGACATCGGCGAAGTGCTTGTGCGAGGCCCGCAGGTATTCGCGGGTTACCTTGGGATGCCGGAAGAGACCGACGCGGTCCTGTGGAACGGCTGGCTACGTACCGGCGATCTAGCACGTTGGGATGATGGTTTCCTCGTCATGGCGGACCGCCGCAAGGAACTCATCATTAACGGCGGCTTCAACATTTACCCGTCCCAGGTAGAGGACGCCATCCGCAATATGCCCGGGGTTCGCGATGTCGCAGTTGTCGGCATGCCCGAGGACGCACATGGAGAGTCCGTTGTAGCAGCGCTTGTGCTCGAACCCGGCGCCATGGTTGATCTCGACTCGGTGCGACGGTGGACACAGGACAAACTATCGCACTATGCGATACCAAAATCGATAGCCGTCGTTGATGAACTGCCTCGCTCGCAGATTGGTAAGGTGATGCGGCGAGCTGTTCGGGAAGAGCTGAACAATTTCGAGTTGAAGTCCGGGCAGTGGATCCGCAAGGCCGGCGCCCTGGGCGAGAACGCCTCTGATCGTTTCGAGACGTGGCTTGGCTCGTTGCAAGAGCAATTCAGTGCAACGAAGGAACAGGTCCAGGAGTGGCTCTCAAGTACATCTGAGCATTCAACGGAACAGGTGCGCGAGTGGTTCGCGGAAAAGGGCGTCACTCCTGAAGAACTCCGTGCTCGTCTGCAGAAGGAAGGCTTGAGCAGGGAGGGGTTCTCCGCTTGGCTCTCGCGCTCCGGCGCAGCGGTGTCCGGGGCGTTGAAGTCATCAAGCGAAGCAATCCAGGAGAAACTCGCCGGACCGCCGACACAACGCGATATGGCTCAGAAAGATCCCCTCGCCGACGACGGCGTAGGTCAAGCGGAGCCCACACCAAGCGACGCAGGTGGCAACGCTCGGCACGCCACGAACGTGGCCGTAGCAGATGCTGACGCGGCGAACGCTCAGGCGGCGCAAGACGCCGGGGAAGGAAACCCAGCTGGCGACGATCCGCACCTCATGTGACGTGGTGAAGAATGCGCGGTGGAGGTGCACATTGCGCCGTTTATCGCGTGCATCTTCGCCCTCTCATCGCGCTTACCGCGCGAGAGCTCTCGGCTTTCCTTTACGCGTCGGCGCTACGATCTTCGTTCTCTGCCCGGAGCTCCGCAATTGCAGACGCAAAGTCGTCCAGACTGTCGAAGTTCGAGTACACGGAAGCAAAGCGCAGATAGGCCACCGTGTCCAGCTTACGCAACGGCTCGAGGATCGCCAGGCCGATTTCGTGCGCTTCGATCTGTGAACTGCCAGAACTGCGCACTTTCTCCTCCACTTGCTGCGCGAGTAGGGCGAGGTCGTCCTCGCCCACCGGTCTACCCTGGCAGGCTTTGCCAACACCAGCAATGATCTTGTCGCGTGAAAAAGGCTCCGTCGCACCTGAGCGTTTCACAACGGTTAGGCTCGCGCTCTCCACGGTGGTAAAGCGGCGTTTGCAGTTGGGACATTCGCGACGACGTCGAATCGATTGACCGTCGTCGCTGGTACGGGAATCAATCACCCGTGAATCCGTGTGGCGGCAGAATGGACAGTGCATTCCATTACCGTAGATCGTGTAGACGGCTTGCCGCAAACACTCCACTTCAACCTCCACGTCTCAGCGCTCGGTATGAGTGGGGCGCACAGCGTCACCCAGATGGAGCGTCGAGCACTTCAGTGCCAGCACTCGATGTACCTGTCAATACTCGACGTTCGTCCAGTGCTGCGACTGGGAAGCCGGAAACTACTGTCATCGAGGAGGCGCAAAGTATCTGCGCGACGTATCTGAACGCTGCATGCTAGCGGCGCTCGTTGGCGCAATCCTCTTTGATACCTTCGCATTGCAGTCTGGTTACCGATTGCCACGAGTTCATTTCATCGCGCCACCGCCTTCATCGCGCCACTGATACCGAAACCCCGCTAACGCGACACCAGCCCCGATGTTGCGCCTAGTATCGCGGCAATTCCAATACCTGCCCCACCGCGATAGCATCGCTTGTCAGCCCGTTCTGTGCCTTGATATCTGCTACCGCAGTTGCCGTGTCTGGAGCGTCAGGGAGCGTGGCGGCGATGGACCAGAGCGTGTCACCAGACTGCACAACCACGCTATCACCCGGCGCAGGAACGAAAAGAGAACCAATTCCCAGCCCAAGCACAACAAGCGCTGCCGCGGCTAGAGCACCAAATGCTAGCCGCAGAGCAAGAATCATATGAGCCACATTGACGCTATGGGCATGCCTTACCCGTGAATTCGCACCAACCGCTGTGACAGGTGCGGCACGGCCGCGCCCCTCGGAGGCCCGCACAGATGACGGCCTCATAGCCGCGGTCCAAGCTTCCTCCATTTGCGCGACGCGCACCGTCGGCCGACGTCGTGCCAGCGTCGGGTACTCAGAACGCCAATCCGCGTCCAGCCTACTCGGTATCGCCTGCTGTGCCTCGTTGCGGTCGCTCTCAAGCGGACTGGCTGCAGTAGGCACCGCTCGGAGCGGCCTGCGCTTTCTTCCCGTAAGGTTCACCGATGCACTGGTCTTTGCCTGCGCGGCCTCGATAGCGCTCACAGCAACTGCACTCATAACAATCTTCCCTTCGTGTCGCCGCTCCCGCTTGAAGCGTTAGTAGCTATCGTTCATCGAACATGTGTTCGTCGAACGCTTGTTTGAACTATACAGCGCACAGTGGAGAATGTCCAGAACACCTGTTCGACATGCCGTACGAACATTTGTTTGAGTATTAGACAGTGACCAATTACGCTGATGTTCATAGTCAATCAGGAGCCTCCGACACGAAATGAGGCCCAATTGGGAGGTAACCGTGGCAACGGCGTCCAAGCTAACCGAGCGCCAGGCGGCGGTG encodes:
- a CDS encoding AMP-binding protein, with product MDATVPARPHYAPGVPAEIEPVTQTLDQQLPHAAADFPNRVAIDFLGRTITYRELDHQVRKATSALYRCGVRNGDVVALIMPNCPQHVVAFYAALALGATVAEHNPLAPANELHEQLDRHGAVVVIAWEQTLEKLVSDGDFHGRTYLAVDLSRELPHVSRMLLRLPVSSAREQRAKLRGTVPHGVLSFDRIVKKAPSLPKGMEMQPPELDDIAVLLHTGGTTGVPKAVQLTHRNVVSNMVQTIEWVHTMGYGTEVFAAVLPFFHAFGLSTCLGICIRQAGTLVLLPNFNVSSLLAGQKRHPITLFPGVAPMFQRVLDEADRQRESGESVDLSSIRFAFSGAMALDPALAARWEEGTGGYIIEGYGMTEASPIIAGSPVTPERRPSTLGLPFPSTEIRVADPEDPSQDADDIGEVLVRGPQVFAGYLGMPEETDAVLWNGWLRTGDLARWDDGFLVMADRRKELIINGGFNIYPSQVEDAIRNMPGVRDVAVVGMPEDAHGESVVAALVLEPGAMVDLDSVRRWTQDKLSHYAIPKSIAVVDELPRSQIGKVMRRAVREELNNFELKSGQWIRKAGALGENASDRFETWLGSLQEQFSATKEQVQEWLSSTSEHSTEQVREWFAEKGVTPEELRARLQKEGLSREGFSAWLSRSGAAVSGALKSSSEAIQEKLAGPPTQRDMAQKDPLADDGVGQAEPTPSDAGGNARHATNVAVADADAANAQAAQDAGEGNPAGDDPHLM
- the nrdR gene encoding transcriptional regulator NrdR, which translates into the protein MHCPFCRHTDSRVIDSRTSDDGQSIRRRRECPNCKRRFTTVESASLTVVKRSGATEPFSRDKIIAGVGKACQGRPVGEDDLALLAQQVEEKVRSSGSSQIEAHEIGLAILEPLRKLDTVAYLRFASVYSNFDSLDDFASAIAELRAENEDRSADA
- a CDS encoding LysM peptidoglycan-binding domain-containing protein, which encodes MSAVAVSAIEAAQAKTSASVNLTGRKRRPLRAVPTAASPLESDRNEAQQAIPSRLDADWRSEYPTLARRRPTVRVAQMEEAWTAAMRPSSVRASEGRGRAAPVTAVGANSRVRHAHSVNVAHMILALRLAFGALAAAALVVLGLGIGSLFVPAPGDSVVVQSGDTLWSIAATLPDAPDTATAVADIKAQNGLTSDAIAVGQVLELPRY